DNA from Candidatus Methylomirabilota bacterium:
GACGACGGCCTGGCGGGCCCGATCGACCAGGCTCTCGAGATCGAGGCCCGGGCCTTCCTCAAGACGCTGCGCACGGAGGACGCTGCCGAGGGCATCCAGGCGTTCTTCGCCAAGCGCGAGCCCGAGTTCAAGGGGCGCTGAGGATGGACCTGGGCATCCGCGACCGCGTGGCCATCGTGACCGGGGGGGCCCGCAGCCTGGGCCGGGCCGACGTGGAGGTGCTGGCCGCGGAGGGCTGCCGGGTCGCCGTGCTCGACCTCAACGCCGAGGGCGCGGAAGAGGCGGCCAAGGAGGTCACCGCGGCCGGCGGCGTCGCCCGTGGCTACGCCTGCGACGTGCGCGATGCCGGGCGCGTCGCCGAGGTGGCGGCAGCCGTGGAGCGCGATCTGGGGCCGGTCTCGATCTGCGTCAACAACGCCGGCTTCGTCTACACGGTGGGTCAGCTCAAGGACACGCGGCTGGAGGACTGGGAGCTGAACCTGGCGATCAACCTCACCGGGACCTTCAATGTCACCAAGGCCGTCTTCCCGGGCATGCGGGAGCGGAAATGGGGCCGGATCGTGTGCATGGCGTCCATCGCCGGCCTCATGGGCGGGTTCGGGCAGGCGGCCTACGCCACCACCAAGATGGGCGTGATCGGGTTCGCCCGCTCGGTGGCGCTGGAGGGGGCCCGCCACAACGTGACCTGCAACGTCATCGCGCCGGGGATCATCGGGCCCAACGCCAGGCTCTCTCCCCTGTACGACCGCATGGTCAAGCGGGTGGCGATGCAGCGCGAGGGCGAGCCGGAGGACGTGGCCAGCGCCATCGCCTTCCTGTGCTCGGAGCGGGCCCGCTACATCACCGGGGCGGTGCTGACCGTCACCGGCGGCATGGATCTGTTCACCTTCTAGAGGAGGGGTGTGATGGCGACCGTGAGCGAAGTGTTCGACCAGATGGCGAGCCGGTTCCGCGCCGACAAGGCCACCGGCACGAACGCCGTCGTGCAGTACGACATCACCGGCGAGGGCGGCGGGACCTGGCACGCCACGATCAAGGACGGGGCCTGCGCGGTGCAGCCCGGGCCGGCGACCAATCCCAACCTGACCCTGTCCATGGCGGCCCAGGACTGGCTGGACATGGTCTCGGGCAAGCAGTCGGGCCAGATGCTGTTCATGTCGGGCAAGCTCAAGCTGAAGGGCGACATGGGGCTGGCCATGAAGCTGGGGTCCATGTTCTCGATGTAGGCGAGGGCTGGGCGCGGCGCCTTGTGAGCATTGACGCAGGGTGTTAGACTCCCTGCGACAAGGAAGCCTGATGGCCTACGTCATCAAGCGCTACTCGAATCGCAAGCTCTACGACACGCAGGAAAGCCGCTACGTCACCCTCGAGGAGATCGAGGAGATGATCCGGGCGGGCAAGGAAGTATCCGTGGTCGACGCGGCCTCCGGCGAGGATCTCACGTCGGTGACGTTGACCCAGATCATTCTGGAGAACGAGCGGACCCGTCGCAGCGCGCTGCCCCCGGCGTTCCTGCACCAGCTCATCAAGTACGGCGAGACATGGCACGACTTCGTCCAGCGTTCCATGCGGGCCAGTCTCGAGGGGATCGTCTCGAACCAGCG
Protein-coding regions in this window:
- the fabG gene encoding 3-oxoacyl-ACP reductase FabG, which codes for MDLGIRDRVAIVTGGARSLGRADVEVLAAEGCRVAVLDLNAEGAEEAAKEVTAAGGVARGYACDVRDAGRVAEVAAAVERDLGPVSICVNNAGFVYTVGQLKDTRLEDWELNLAINLTGTFNVTKAVFPGMRERKWGRIVCMASIAGLMGGFGQAAYATTKMGVIGFARSVALEGARHNVTCNVIAPGIIGPNARLSPLYDRMVKRVAMQREGEPEDVASAIAFLCSERARYITGAVLTVTGGMDLFTF
- a CDS encoding polyhydroxyalkanoate synthesis regulator DNA-binding domain-containing protein, translating into MAYVIKRYSNRKLYDTQESRYVTLEEIEEMIRAGKEVSVVDAASGEDLTSVTLTQIILENERTRRSALPPAFLHQLIKYGETWHDFVQRSMRASLEGIVSNQREMERIVREWATRAGWPASSGRAEPKREGDPDADRLRQEVAALRERLRALEERLEKRRAEK
- a CDS encoding SCP2 sterol-binding domain-containing protein; this translates as MATVSEVFDQMASRFRADKATGTNAVVQYDITGEGGGTWHATIKDGACAVQPGPATNPNLTLSMAAQDWLDMVSGKQSGQMLFMSGKLKLKGDMGLAMKLGSMFSM